The Pyxidicoccus sp. MSG2 DNA segment GGACGCGGAGGCGCTGAAGGTGGCCTTCGAGGGCATCCCCATCAAGGTGGACCTCATCGACGTGACGGACCCGACGGGGAAGTACCTGCCGCCCACGCCCGAGGAGCTGAGCGCCTTCCGGGACCACCTGCAGATTCTGAAGTCGCCGGTGGCGCGGCGGTACTCGGGCGGCAAGGAGATTGGCGCGGCGTGCGGAACGCTGGCGGCCACGCAGTACGGCGGCACGGTGATGCCGCGCCCCGAGCCCACCGCCTCGTGAGCGCGGCTCAGGCGCTCCGCAGCAACTCTTCCAGCAGGGCCTGACCTTCGAGCCACGAGCCCAGCTTCGCCGCGCTGCCCAGGTGGCCCTTCGCGCCGACATTCACCAGCCGGGCGCCCCAGTCCGCGGCGAGGCCGGTGACACGCGCCATCGTGATGTAGTTGTCATCGGTGCTCGCCACGACGAGCGAGGGAAACGGCAGCCGCGAGCGCGGCATGGGCGCGAAGCCCACGGTTCCCGGGGGGAAGTCGGGAGCCTCGGTGTCACTGGGCGCGACGAGCAGCGCGCCGTGGACCTTGCCGGTAC contains these protein-coding regions:
- a CDS encoding RBBP9/YdeN family alpha/beta hydrolase, translating into MPTDIAPTVLLLPGLYNSGPEHWQTHWERERKDCQRVEQAEWNTPRREDWVATLERAITGAQRPVVLAAHSLACILVASWAAVHPASTGKVHGALLVAPSDTEAPDFPPGTVGFAPMPRSRLPFPSLVVASTDDNYITMARVTGLAADWGARLVNVGAKGHLGSAAKLGSWLEGQALLEELLRSA